In one window of Miscanthus floridulus cultivar M001 chromosome 12, ASM1932011v1, whole genome shotgun sequence DNA:
- the LOC136496378 gene encoding LOW QUALITY PROTEIN: elongator complex protein 1-like (The sequence of the model RefSeq protein was modified relative to this genomic sequence to represent the inferred CDS: deleted 2 bases in 2 codons) — protein sequence MKNLRLVTRLPQQLQLQIDGETLVASAVDAERRRAFFASSANFIYTVSLPASFTQDQQPLQWSKIATQHSDMEEVVLDPGDCIVAMDYLMERESLLLGSSAGCLLLYNVNEKTTEVVGRLEGGVNTIASNPDGALLSVTTGLGQLLVITQDWEVLFETNLDPQDATVDNIDSTGGQIRSAISWQGDGKYFATLVAPDSSASPTKLNVWERESGKVHSSSDAKTFMGASLDWMPSGAKVATALDRRTEGKCPLIVFYEKNGLERSHFSIDEPSEVVIQDLKWNCNSEILAALVSSGQHDIIKIWTCRNNHWYLKHELRYTKEEGVKFFWDPTKPMHLICWTLSGQVTIHKFAWTTAVSESSVALVIDGSHVLVTPLILGLMPPPMSLFHLAFPCAVNEVSFVTNNSKSHLAAYLSNGSLSIVELPAPDTWEEFEGNGISVDPCCSDFTLNNCMHLTWIDTRTLIGICCYSEDYSLTTIRSSGTRNLVDKHDSLFFINEIELRCSEDSVPGSVNSSGWQARVSKKVQLESSVIGVSPNPAKRGSAFIQISGGRIIEYCSSLNLSKMHPPAQFSGIGSDLCFPASCPWMTAVLCCKNGMAEPFLFGLDESGKLYMGKRLLSNNCSSFTFYSSAYGATEPVMSHLLVTTKQDLLFIVDVNEILLKDIEVTIDGLVSSPAHGKQSKEHITVWEKGAKLVGVLHGDEAAVIMQTTRGNLECTYPRKLVLVSIVQALVQRRFKDAIDMVRRHRIDFNIIVDYCGWNAFVNSAADFVKQVNNLTHITEFVCSMKNSNVSSKLYEAYISFSDQYAVPMADNESSPGLFLGNKVTSVLMAVRKTLEEQIEESSSRELCILTTLARSEPPLLEQALNRIKLIRESELLGLDDAKRKLYPSAEESLKHLLWLTDTEAVFGAALGLYDLNLAAIVALNSQKDPKEFLPFLKSLESLPPAIMRYTIDLRLGRYESALRNIVSAGNAYHEDCMKLLNGNPQLFPLGLQLFNEPDKRNQILEAWGDHLSGEKCFEHAALTYQCCSSYQKSLRAYRACGDWRGVFTVAGLLELKKEEIVQLAHELCDEFQALGKPGDAARVALEYCSDAERGVSYYIMGREWEEALRVAYMLSRHDLVETVRDAASECATSLISEYQEGLLKIGKYVARYLAVRQRRLSLAAKLQSDDRFMDVEDDNVSEVSASFSEMSAYTTRSTRESSASVISSNVSKSRGARRQKKGGKIRAGSPGEEMALVEHLKGMALTGGAQNELKSLLVALIQLGKEDRARQVQEAAGKFEVSQRAAVKLAEDTVCSDKVDENTHTLEHYTRMLRAHGSCHSKAGSWRIKALSPP from the exons ATGAAGAACCTGCGCCTTGTGACGAGGCTCCCGCAGCAGCTCCAGCTACAGATAGACGGCGAGACcctcgtcgcctccgccgtcGACGCGGAGCGCCGCCGCGCCTTCTTCGCCTCCTCCGCCAACTTCATCTACACCGTCTCACTCCCCGCGTCCTTCACCCAGGACCAG CAACCGCTGCAATGGAGCAAAATTGCTACTCAACATTCCGACATGGAGGAGGTTGTTCTTGATCCTGGAgattgcattgttgccatggaTTATCTCATGGAGAGGGAGTCTCTACTCCTTGGTTCGTCAGCCGGTTGCCTGCTCTTGTATAATGTGAACGAGAAAACAACTGAAGTTGTCGGAAGACTGGAAGGTGGTGTCAACACCATTGCCTCTAACCCCGATGGGGCTCTTCTCTCTGTCACCACTGGACTCGGCCAACTGCTTGTCATCACACAGGATTGGGAAGTGCTGTTTGAGACTAATCTTGACCCTCAA GATGCTACCGTTGACAACATAGACAGTACCGGTGGTCAGATccgaagtgcaatttcttggcaGGGGGATGGGAAGTATTTCGCTACACTTGTGGCCCCCGATAGCTCTGCTAGCCCCACAAAACTTAATGTCTGGGAACGTGAATCGGGAAAGGTGCATTCTTCTTCAGATGCCAAAACTTTTATGGGAGCATCGCTAGATTGGATGCCTAGTGGAGCCAAGGTTGCTACAGCCCTTGATAGGAGGACAGAGGGAAAGTGCCCTCTCATTGTTTTCTATGAGAAGAATGGCTTAGAGAGGAGCCACTTTTCTATTGATGAGCCATCAGAGGTTGTCATTCAAGATTTAAAGTGGAACTGCAATTCTGAGATCCTTGCTGCTCTGGTTTCTTCTGGTCAGCATGATATTATCAAAATATGGACCTGCAGGAACAATCACTGGTACTTGAAACATGAACTACGGTACACAAAGGAAGAGGGGGTGAAGTTCTTTTGGGATCCAACGAAACCAATGCATCTGATTTGCTGGACACTGAGTGGCCAGGTCACTATTCACAAGTTTGCTTGGACTACGGCGGTCAGTGAGAGTTCAGTTGCACTTGTGATCGATGGTTCCCATGTTCTTGTTACTCCTCTTATTTTGGGCCTCATGCCACCTCCCATGTCTCTGTTCCACCTTGCCTTTCCTTGTGCAGTGAATGAGGTTTCTTTTGTGACCAATAACTCGAAGAGCCACTTGGCTGCTTATCTGTCAAATGGCAGCTTGTCTATTGTGGAACTTCCAGCACCAGATACCTGGGAAGAATTTGAAGGCAATGGGATAAGTGTTGACCCGTGCTGTTCTGACTTCACTTTGAATAACTGTATGCACCTCACTTGGATAGATACACGCACCTTGATTGGTATCTGTTGCTATAGTGAAGACTACTCTTTAACAACAATCAGGTCCAGTGGAACCAGAAACCTTGTAGATAAACATGATTCACTGTTTTTCATCAATGAGATTGAACTTAGATGTTCAGAGGATTCTGTGCCAGGTTCAGTGAATTCATCTGGCTGGCAGGCTAGAGTATCAAAGAAAGTGCAATTGGAGAGTTCAGTCATTGGGGTGTCTCCAAACCCAGCAAAAAGAGGTTCAGCCTTCATTCAAATCAGTGGAGGAAGGATTATTGAGTACTGCTCAAGTTTAAATCTGTCGAAAATGCATCCACCAGCACAATTCAGT GGCATTGGTTCTGACCTTTGTTTTCCAGCATCATGTCCTTGGATGACTGCAGTTCTGTGCTGTAAAAATGGTATGGCAGAACCCTTTCTCTTCGGACTCGATGAAAGCGGCAAGCTTTATATGGGCAAAAGGTTATTGAGCAACAACTGCAGCAGCTTCACATTCTACTCCAGTGCTTATGGAGCCACTGAGCCAGTTATGAGCCACTTGCTTGTGACTACTAAGCAAGATCTTCTGTTCATTGTGGATGTCAATGAGATCTTACTTAAAGACATCGAGGTGACAATTGATGGCCTTGTCAGTAGTCCTGCTCACGGAAAGCAAAGCAAAGAGCACATCACTGTGTGGGAAAAGGGAGCGAAGTTGGTTGGTGTTCTCCATGGTGATGAAGCAGCTGTCATAATGCAAACAACACGTGGTAACTTAGAGTGTACCTACCCCAGGAAGCTAGTCCTTGTTTCAATTGTTCAAGCACTGGTTCAGAGGCGTTTCAAAGATGCAATAGACATGGTGAGGCGACATCGGATAGATTTCAATATCATTGTTGACTATTGTGGTTGGAATGCTTTTGTGAATTCAGCAGCAGACTTTGTTAAACAAGTTAATAACCTTACCCACATCACTGAATTTGTTTGCTCAATGAAGAACAGCAATGTCAGCAGCAAATTGTATGAAGCCTATATATCATTTTCTGATCAGTATGCAGTCCCAATGGCGGATAATGAAAGTTCACCTGGTTTATTTTTGGGTAACAAAGTCACTTCTGTACTTATGGCAGTTCGAAAAACCCTTGAGGAACAAATAGAAGAGAGCTCATCAAGAGAACTTTGTATATTGACCACTTTGGCCCGTAGTGAACCTCCATTGTTGGAGCAGGCACTGAATAGAATAAAACTCATTCGAGAATCGGAACTTCTTGGGCTTGATGATGCGAAGCGAAAGCTGTACCCTTCTGCTGAAGAGTCACTGAAGCACTTGCTTTGGTTAACGGACACTGAAGCTGTTTTC GGTGCTGCTTTGGGGTTGTATGATCTGAATCTTGCTGCTATCGTTGCTTTGAATTCCCAAAAGGATCCAAAAGAGTTCCTTCCTTTCCTTAAGAGTCTTGAAAGCCTTCCTCCTGCTATCATGAGGTACACGATTGATTTAAGGCTTGGAAGATATGAGAGTGCTCTCAGAAACATTGTTTCTGCTGGCAATGCGTACCATGAGGATTGTATGAAACTCCTTAATGGTAATCCTCAGCTGTTCCCACTGGGCCTCCAGTTATTTAATGAACCAGATAAAAGGAATCAAATTCTTGAGGCATGGGGTGACCATCTTTCTGGAGAGAAATGCTTTGAGCATGCCGCGTTGACTTATCAGTGCTGTTCATCATATCAGAAATCACTGAGAGCTTACCGTGCTTGTGGGGACTGGAGAGGTGTTTTTACCGTTGCAGGTCTTTTGGAGTTAAAAAAGGAAGAAATTGTTCAACTTGCACACGAGTTATGTGATGAGTTCCAGGCACTTGGCAAGCCAGGAGATGCTGCTAGAGTAGCACTGGAGTATTGTTCAGATGCTGAAAGAGGTGTAAGTTATTATATCATGGGAAGGGAATGGGAAGAGGCTCTTAGAGTTGCCTATATGCTTAGCAGGCATGATCTGGTTGAAACTGTCAGAGATGCAGCTTCAGAATGTGCCACATCACTGATATCTGAGTACCAGGAAGGACTGTTGAAGATTGGTAAATATGTAGCACGCTATTTGGCCGTCCGTCAGAGGAGATTGTCGCTTGCTGCCAAACTCCAGTCAGATGATCGGTTTAtggatgttgaagatgacaacgTTTCAGAAGTGAGCGCTAGCTTCAGTGAAATGAGTGCATACACTACAAG GTCAACCAGGGAGTCAAGTGCTTCGGTCATATCCAGCAACGTCAGCAAATCACGAGGGGCAAGGCGGCAAAAAAAAGGTGGCAAGATACGAGCTGGAAG TCCCGGGGAGGAAATGGCCcttgtggagcacctcaaggggaTGGCGCTGACAGGTGGTGCCCAAAATGAGCTCAAGAGCCTGCTTGTGGCTCTAATACAGCTGGGGAAAGAAGACAGGGCCCGTCAGGTGCAGGAGGCTGCAGGTAAATTTGAAGTGTCTCAAAGGGCTGCGGTGAAGTTGGCCGAGGACACAGTATGCAGCGACAAGGTAGACGAGAACACACACACCCTTGAGCATTACACAAGAATGCTGAGGGCTCATGGGTCCTGTCACAGCAAGGCCGGTTCATGGCGAATCAAAGCATTGTCTCCACCGTGA